From Deltaproteobacteria bacterium, the proteins below share one genomic window:
- a CDS encoding putative phage abortive infection protein, which yields MEIIEKTSSKKSIKVIFILAIFIAVFIFWLFSPIIIDNFFYNRRQRITFNDIFNGMNALFSGLAFAGIIVAIILQNEELKLQREELKSTRDELKGQKEQLEKHNALLDIQKFENTCFQMIKLYHEILQSIEMVAGGQIRRGTYVFNEASNEFDRLLKEQKANELLHKINKALIHLFENPKYNINYYYKTLYNIMYFIDIECPKNNKNKYFYINFIIEQLTGPELLLLFYYALSTHSNINFKSLIEKYGLLKDMPFVRLIDQAHKDLYAPSAFSQQ from the coding sequence ATGGAAATAATTGAAAAAACGTCATCAAAAAAAAGTATCAAAGTTATATTTATTTTAGCAATATTTATAGCTGTATTTATTTTTTGGTTATTTTCTCCAATAATTATAGATAACTTTTTCTATAATAGGCGGCAAAGGATAACATTTAACGATATCTTTAATGGTATGAATGCTCTTTTTTCTGGTTTGGCTTTTGCTGGTATAATAGTTGCAATTATTCTTCAAAATGAGGAATTGAAGTTACAAAGAGAGGAATTGAAGTCAACAAGAGATGAACTAAAAGGCCAAAAAGAACAACTTGAAAAACATAATGCTTTATTGGATATTCAAAAATTTGAAAATACTTGTTTTCAAATGATAAAATTATATCACGAAATTTTGCAATCAATTGAAATGGTGGCTGGAGGCCAAATAAGGAGAGGAACATATGTGTTTAATGAGGCATCTAATGAATTTGATAGGTTATTAAAAGAACAAAAAGCAAATGAGCTTTTACACAAAATCAATAAGGCTTTAATTCATCTTTTTGAAAATCCAAAATATAATATAAATTATTATTATAAAACTTTATATAATATTATGTATTTTATTGATATAGAATGCCCAAAAAACAATAAAAATAAATACTTTTATATTAATTTTATAATAGAACAGTTAACCGGCCCAGAACTATTATTATTATTTTACTATGCACTTAGCACACACAGCAATATCAATTTTAAATCATTAATTGAAAAATATGGCCTTTTAAAAGACATGCCCTTTGTAAGGCTTATTGATCAGGCACATAAAGATCTCTATGCGCCAAGTGCTTTTTCACAACAATAA
- a CDS encoding NapC/NirT family cytochrome c produces the protein MKRNALLALALFAGLVLGFPVFSLAYYTMVRTSTPGFCSSCHEIVPAWEDWKKSTHVNNTHGIVADCMDCHLPAPQDTMNFFFMKTLHGAKDVFAHISGKPYDRAENRRHAYASFKNAQCQKCHRNLLGIPDKRGALLAHRSVLYPRKGYEKKCVDCHYNLVHVKSDRIRYRVHEGPYRAPGYSPVKGKESK, from the coding sequence ATGAAACGAAACGCCCTCTTGGCGCTTGCGCTTTTCGCCGGTCTCGTTCTCGGCTTCCCCGTCTTTTCATTAGCATACTACACAATGGTTCGCACGTCCACGCCCGGTTTCTGCTCAAGCTGCCACGAGATCGTTCCGGCCTGGGAGGACTGGAAAAAATCCACCCACGTCAACAACACCCACGGGATAGTGGCCGACTGCATGGACTGCCACCTGCCCGCGCCCCAGGACACCATGAATTTTTTCTTCATGAAGACCCTGCACGGCGCAAAGGACGTTTTCGCCCATATATCCGGCAAGCCCTACGACCGGGCCGAAAATCGCAGGCACGCCTACGCCTCCTTCAAAAACGCCCAGTGCCAGAAATGCCACAGGAACCTTTTGGGCATTCCCGACAAGCGTGGGGCCCTCCTGGCCCACCGGTCGGTGCTCTATCCCCGCAAAGGCTACGAGAAAAAGTGCGTGGACTGCCATTATAACCTTGTTCACGTAAAAAGCGACCGTATTCGATACAGGGTTCACGAAGGCCCGTACAGAGCGCCGGGATACAGCCCGGTAAAAGGCAAGGAGTCGAAATGA
- the rsmG gene encoding 16S rRNA (guanine(527)-N(7))-methyltransferase RsmG has product MKLDVSDGKWGEIILECCESLGVAAKEEHLAIFRIHAALLLEWAGKMNLTAATDPEQIAKRHFADSLALLPHLPKKAKTLVDIGSGAGFPGLPVKVVRPDLIVTLVDSARKKVSFQKAAIRAAGLSGIEAIEDRAENLAKSGRKFDVVCARAVSELSLLWGLAEPLLSQGGVLLALKGKNARAEADALCNKTGFRCVLFPYVLPGTNVLRHVVMVEGD; this is encoded by the coding sequence ATGAAATTGGACGTAAGCGACGGAAAATGGGGCGAAATCATACTGGAATGCTGTGAAAGCCTGGGTGTTGCGGCAAAAGAGGAGCACCTGGCGATTTTCAGGATTCACGCGGCGCTTTTGCTGGAATGGGCCGGAAAAATGAATTTAACAGCCGCCACGGACCCCGAACAGATAGCCAAAAGGCACTTTGCCGACAGCCTGGCCCTTTTGCCGCACCTTCCCAAAAAAGCAAAAACCCTGGTGGACATCGGAAGCGGGGCCGGCTTTCCGGGGCTTCCCGTAAAGGTAGTCCGGCCCGATCTTATTGTCACCCTGGTGGATTCAGCCCGAAAAAAGGTGAGCTTCCAGAAGGCCGCCATAAGGGCCGCCGGGCTTTCCGGGATTGAGGCCATAGAAGACCGGGCCGAGAACCTGGCCAAGTCCGGGCGGAAGTTCGACGTGGTGTGCGCAAGGGCCGTCTCGGAGTTGAGCCTTCTGTGGGGCCTGGCCGAGCCCCTGCTTTCCCAGGGCGGGGTGCTCCTGGCCCTCAAAGGCAAAAACGCCAGGGCCGAGGCCGACGCCCTTTGCAACAAAACCGGCTTCAGATGCGTGCTTTTTCCCTACGTTCTTCCGGGAACCAATGTTTTGCGCCACGTGGTGATGGTGGAGGGGGATTAG
- a CDS encoding hydroxylamine oxidoreductase: protein MPRRKIALLAVTALIFVAIFAFAEPQGVISAPNAARAKEFRIERSMSVQAQACIQCHKKEMPGVFADWAASRHASANVTCLDCHQAESTDPDVSAEHDKQYRRNDSTWAMPEYKTPVSAVVTPKDCSRCHPDEVIQYGRSKHANTTEIIWKIDKWLQDGMNSDTEREAGCLHCHGTVLKAQNGKMDPKTWPNVGVGRVNMDGSLGSCTSCHTRHRFSVMEARKPEACGQCHLGPDHPQIEIYTESKHGDITSSFGDKYNWEAAPGTWSPGVDYRAPTCAACHMSGSGEVITTHDVTERLSWELQAPKTVRPEEFAAFPAKTNWQAERSKMKAVCLQCHGQAWTDGHYAKLDAVVAEYDSVYYAPANEMKELLYKKGLLDKTRFFDEALEVEFYELWHHEGRRSRMGAAMMAPDYSWWHGFYECKKRYNSFMAEAKRMIATNTKAEKVPFKDYPNATGSTEKPPEVFGAKAK, encoded by the coding sequence ATGCCCAGGAGGAAAATCGCCCTTCTGGCCGTAACGGCCCTCATCTTCGTGGCCATATTCGCATTTGCCGAGCCCCAGGGCGTGATTTCGGCCCCCAACGCGGCCAGGGCCAAGGAGTTCCGCATCGAGCGGTCCATGTCGGTCCAGGCCCAGGCCTGCATCCAGTGCCACAAAAAGGAGATGCCGGGCGTATTCGCCGACTGGGCCGCAAGCCGCCACGCCTCGGCCAACGTCACCTGCCTGGACTGCCACCAGGCCGAGTCCACGGACCCCGACGTTTCAGCCGAACACGACAAGCAGTACCGCAGAAACGACTCCACCTGGGCCATGCCCGAATACAAGACCCCGGTGTCGGCGGTGGTGACCCCCAAGGACTGCAGCCGCTGCCACCCCGATGAAGTGATCCAGTACGGGCGGAGCAAGCACGCCAACACCACCGAGATCATCTGGAAGATCGACAAGTGGCTCCAGGACGGCATGAACTCCGACACCGAGCGTGAAGCCGGGTGCCTGCACTGCCACGGAACGGTCCTAAAGGCCCAAAACGGCAAGATGGACCCCAAAACATGGCCCAACGTGGGCGTGGGCCGCGTCAACATGGACGGAAGCCTTGGCTCCTGCACAAGCTGCCACACCCGCCACAGGTTTTCCGTGATGGAGGCCAGAAAACCCGAAGCCTGCGGCCAGTGCCATCTTGGCCCCGACCATCCCCAGATAGAAATCTACACGGAATCCAAGCACGGCGACATAACGTCCTCCTTCGGCGACAAGTACAACTGGGAGGCCGCGCCCGGAACCTGGTCGCCCGGAGTTGACTACCGCGCCCCCACCTGCGCCGCCTGCCACATGAGCGGATCGGGCGAGGTCATCACCACCCACGACGTAACCGAGCGCCTCTCCTGGGAGCTACAGGCCCCCAAGACCGTGCGACCCGAAGAATTCGCCGCCTTCCCGGCCAAGACGAACTGGCAGGCCGAAAGAAGCAAGATGAAGGCCGTCTGCCTGCAATGCCACGGCCAGGCTTGGACCGACGGCCACTACGCCAAGCTGGACGCGGTGGTGGCTGAATACGACTCGGTCTACTACGCCCCGGCCAATGAAATGAAGGAACTCCTCTATAAAAAGGGCCTTCTGGACAAGACCAGGTTCTTCGACGAGGCCCTTGAGGTGGAGTTCTACGAGCTGTGGCACCACGAGGGACGCCGCTCCAGAATGGGCGCGGCCATGATGGCCCCGGACTACTCCTGGTGGCACGGCTTCTACGAGTGCAAGAAACGCTATAACAGCTTCATGGCCGAGGCGAAGCGCATGATTGCCACCAACACCAAGGCCGAAAAAGTCCCGTTCAAAGACTACCCCAACGCCACCGGAAGCACCGAAAAACCGCCTGAGGTCTTCGGAGCCAAGGCCAAGTAA